In Amyelois transitella isolate CPQ chromosome 5, ilAmyTran1.1, whole genome shotgun sequence, one DNA window encodes the following:
- the LOC106134232 gene encoding uncharacterized protein LOC106134232, whose protein sequence is MAPKKSYTPLQMAQAITAVREGEKISTAAKKFGVPRITLHDKISGKTPIECSMGPSTYLSTEEEAILEKWILDMAERHIPITRDELLDSVQRIIVDQKKTTPFTDNRPGKKWYNLFLKRHPSLSERTAQNLTTARDAVTEEGIKRWFGEVSSYLQENNLREILEDPSRIFNGDESAFYLSPKAGKVLAKKGDKHVYQSSGDEKDNLTVLITGNAAGQLAPPMVVFSYERIPSTISSKFPEDWAMGRSPSGWMCSSTFFEYIANIFNPWLLQQNIPKPVLFFLDGHRSHLTLHLSNFCAQNGIEIVALYPNSTHILQPMDLAIFRPLKIYWNKAVKDWKLKHLGMNLKREDFAPVLKTALESITESSVKNGFRAGGLYPFGPDYVDLSKIKSRNKKEASSEQILFFDYLEKEIVAKLQKEKLQIFNDLYYKDRQNLNIHLNEEDLSLYIIWASNKQAIELSGHVNEQSTSPQTLVEIPNPNEINPAESLSATNADTDVQYQFDIQLDHDYLPHITLSNAGYDATTSTCTPNDAPKSREILDNSLTVASPSSNLNDPIPTTSTSCSYTFMFDIATKITPSKELTRPGNSQIGQSSAEKTPVKELTRPETSKINQSSIKKTPLKELAIPGTTKFIQKKGESTYIIPSPFKRNLFWPGEDENKGKKRKLKEKIPFVITSKPWREYNERKDIEKKEKEKQKEIKAKEREERRLLKLRETEEKKKRQMEKEIKTKEGKKIKKSKPDDTSSDNTDIEVHYAESEDSLDMQIDAEKTEHEKSESSTQSEDVPLIRFSKKSRKYSIGNYVIIRYEGEYFPGVIEGIRGNRFEISTMTFSVGNTYKWPEKKDKIFYEKSDIIEAISPPVLCNKRGFYTIPEMKKYLPFAI, encoded by the coding sequence ATGGCACCCAAAAAATCTTATACGCCGTTACAAATGGCGCAGGCTATTACAGCCGTCCGTGAAGGTGAAAAAATTTCAACGGCAGCGAAAAAGTTTGGTGTTCCCAGGATCACCTTACATGATAAAATTTCCGGTAAAACTCCAATTGAATGTTCTATGGGCCCTAGTACATATTTGTCAACAGAAGAGGAAgctattttagaaaaatggaTACTGGACATGGCTGAACGACACATTCCTATTACTAGAGATGAGTTGCTTGATAGCGTGCAACGTATCATCGTTGACCAAAAAAAGACTACTCCCTTTACCGACAATAGACCCGGTAAGAAATGGTACAATCTATTTCTTAAGAGACATCCTTCATTGTCTGAGAGAACGGCCCAAAATTTGACCACAGCACGAGATGCCGTTACAGAAGAAGGTATAAAACGTTGGTTTGGGGAAGTGAGCTCTTATCTTCAGGAAAACAACCTTAGAGAGATATTAGAAGATCCGTCGCGAATTTTTAACGGAGACGAAAgtgctttttatttatcaccCAAAGCCGGAAAAGTTTTAGCAAAAAAAGGTGATAAGCACGTCTACCAATCTTCTGGAGATGAAAAAGATAACTTGACGGTACTAATTACCGGAAATGCCGCTGGACAATTAGCACCTCCAATGGTAGTTTTTTCTTATGAAAGAATTCCATCCACAATTTCATCCAAATTTCCAGAAGATTGGGCTATGGGACGATCTCCGAGTGGCTGGATGTGTAGTAGTACATTTTTTGAATACATTGCCAACATTTTTAATCCATGGTTATTACAGCAAAATATACCAAAACCCGTCTTGTTTTTTTTGGATGGCCATAGATCTCACTTGACATTACACCTATCGAACTTTTGTGCTCAAAATGGCATAGAAATCGTGGCATTATATCCAAATAGCACACATATCCTTCAGCCAATGGACCTAGCTATTTTCAGgccattgaaaatatattggaATAAAGCTGTCAAGGATtggaaattaaaacatttaggaatgaatttaaaaagagaAGATTTTGCCCCTGTTCTTAAGACAGCGTTGGAATCAATAACAGAGAGTTCTGTTAAAAATGGATTCCGCGCTGGTGGATTGTATCCCTTTGGCCCTGACTACGTCGATCTCTCCAAAATAAAGTCTCGCAACAAGAAGGAGGCTTCGTCAgaacaaatattgttttttgattatctagaaaaagaaatagtggCGAAGCTACAGAAGGAAAAGTTGCAGATATTTAATGACCTTTACTATAAAGACagacaaaatttaaacattcacTTAAATGAAGAAGACCTATCGCTCTACATAATATGGGCTAGTAATAAGCAAGCTATTGAACTTTCAGGTCACGTTAATGAGCAATCTACTTCACCCCAGACCCTCGTTGAAATACCAAATCCTAATGAAATCAATCCTGCAGAATCTCTTTCTGCTACAAATGCAGATACAGATGTACAATATCAATTTGACATACAACTAGATCATGACTATTTACCACATATTACTCTATCTAATGCAGGATATGACGCAACCACATCCACTTGCACCCCAAATGACGCTCCAAAATCTAGAGAAATACTGGATAATTCATTGACTGTCGCTAGCCCAAGTTCTAACTTAAATGATCCTATTCCAACAACTTCAACTTCCTGTTCTTATACGTTTATGTTTGATATTGCCACAAAAATAACACCTTCAAAAGAATTGACAAGACCTGGGAATTCTCAAATCGGCCAAAGTTCTGCAGAAAAGACACCCGTGAAAGAGCTGACAAGACCTGAGACATCAAAAATTAACCAAAGTTCCATAAAAAAGACACCTTTGAAAGAGCTGGCAATACCTGGgacaacaaaatttattcaaaagaaaggagaaagtacatatattattccATCACCATTTAAgcgaaatttattttggcCAGGAGAAGATGaaaacaaaggaaaaaaaagaaaactgaagGAAAAAATTCCTTTTGTTATAACAAGTAAACCATGGAGGGAATATAATGAAAGGAAagacattgaaaaaaaagaaaaagagaaacaaaaagaaattaaagccAAAGAAAGAGAAGAAAGAAGACTATTAAAACTGAGAGAGAcggaagaaaaaaagaaacgacagatggagaaagaaattaaaaccaaGGAAgggaaaaagataaaaaaatctaaaccaGATGACACATCTTCAGATAATACGGACATTGAAGTGCATTATGCAGAAAGTGAAGACAGCTTAGATATGCAAATAGATGCAGAAAAAACAGAACATGAAAAATCTGAGAGCTCGACTCAATCCGAAGATGTGCCACTGATCAGATTTTCTAAGAAATCTAGAAAATATTCCATTGGAAACTATGTCATAATAAGGTATGAAGGGGAATACTTCCCAGGCGTAATAGAAGGTATTCGTGGAAATAGATTTGAAATTAGTACAATGACCTTTTCAGTGGGAAACACATACAAGTGGCcggaaaaaaaagataaaatcttTTATGAAAAGTCTGACATCATTGAGGCAATATCCCCACCAGTGCTGTGCAATAAAAGGGGTTTCTATACGATACccgaaatgaaaaaatatctaccttttgctatttaa